A genomic region of Methylobacterium durans contains the following coding sequences:
- a CDS encoding polysaccharide biosynthesis tyrosine autokinase: MLKRTPTVHYPGASVPHLRPADAGGAFHPLSLLKFARRQALVIASVLLIALGIATTYILLASPIYLGKSSLLLDTRRLQIFQQQSFVSEVNFDQPVVDSQIEIVKSEAIARSVVENLRLDDDPEFTGQPSRLVGFIKSALPNWLLVRLAERNAPSATNAADERLQAAIRHLRTNLVVQRVRLTYVIDIGFASRDAAKAVAVANAVAEAFIADQTQTKQSTTKRAAAWLQERMIELREQAVVADRAVQDFKTKNNIVQIGGTSLDEQKLTQLTTQLVTAREQTADTRAKVERVTEMLASRTPDAILSATLQNDVMNRLRQQYVDLSRQEAYYMPRLGAEHEVLINLHKEMRQIEEAARSELKRIAEGYQSDLRLAQAREEAAETRLSEQTKREAGTRQEHGALKVLESTAKSYQALHDAFLQRFMEATQQQNFASTEARVITAATRAEKVAPKPALVLTLATVLGLGAALGLGYLRERIESVVRTPRELEDALGVACLGILPVIESGRVRAPRADVVFSAPQESNDRILCQDPGVARQVLLTPFSRFAETIRRIKVAADTTSVSRDVLVLGVVSAVSREGKSTLSANLAHLLSNAGASTLLIDGDLRNPSLSKALAPNAQGGLIEALRGTPIEDLVWHDATTGLDFLPAFLENPIAHTSDLLASPGMANLVKEARSRYEYIVIDFPPLGPVVDAKAASYLVDFFVLVVEWGRTPPEIVAEALESAEPVQSRILGAVLNKVDPRALKKIDTNTERYYQQYDKV, from the coding sequence ATGCTCAAGCGAACACCCACCGTTCATTATCCGGGAGCGTCTGTTCCGCACCTGCGTCCGGCCGACGCCGGCGGCGCGTTTCACCCGCTTAGCCTGTTGAAATTCGCGCGCCGTCAGGCGCTCGTCATCGCATCGGTGTTGCTCATCGCTCTCGGAATCGCGACGACCTACATCCTGCTCGCTTCCCCTATCTATCTCGGGAAGTCGAGCCTTCTGCTCGATACCCGGCGACTGCAAATCTTCCAGCAGCAATCGTTCGTGAGCGAAGTCAATTTCGATCAGCCGGTGGTCGATAGTCAGATCGAGATCGTGAAGTCCGAGGCGATCGCCCGCAGCGTCGTCGAAAATCTCAGGCTCGACGACGATCCCGAATTCACCGGCCAGCCCTCCCGTCTCGTCGGTTTTATCAAGAGCGCGCTGCCGAACTGGCTTCTCGTGAGGCTGGCCGAGCGCAACGCGCCGAGCGCCACCAACGCGGCGGACGAGCGCCTGCAGGCAGCGATCCGTCACCTCCGGACAAACCTCGTCGTGCAACGCGTCCGCTTGACGTACGTCATCGATATCGGGTTCGCGTCGCGCGATGCCGCTAAGGCTGTCGCGGTCGCGAACGCGGTCGCCGAAGCTTTCATTGCCGATCAGACGCAGACGAAGCAGAGCACCACCAAGCGGGCGGCGGCTTGGTTGCAGGAGCGCATGATCGAGCTCCGCGAGCAAGCCGTCGTGGCGGACAGGGCCGTTCAGGATTTCAAGACGAAAAACAACATCGTGCAAATTGGCGGAACGTCCCTCGACGAGCAGAAGCTCACGCAACTGACGACCCAGCTCGTCACCGCTCGGGAGCAGACAGCGGACACCCGCGCGAAGGTCGAGCGCGTGACTGAAATGCTGGCCAGCCGGACGCCCGACGCGATCCTCTCGGCCACTCTGCAGAACGACGTCATGAACCGCCTGCGTCAGCAATACGTCGATCTTTCGCGGCAGGAAGCCTATTACATGCCGCGGCTCGGTGCCGAACATGAAGTGCTGATCAATCTGCACAAGGAGATGCGCCAGATCGAAGAGGCGGCGAGAAGCGAGTTGAAGCGTATCGCGGAAGGATACCAGAGCGATCTCCGCCTTGCCCAAGCGCGCGAGGAAGCCGCCGAGACCCGATTGAGCGAGCAGACGAAGCGAGAGGCCGGCACGAGGCAGGAGCACGGCGCCCTCAAGGTGCTTGAGAGTACCGCGAAATCCTATCAGGCCCTCCACGATGCCTTCCTGCAGCGCTTCATGGAGGCGACGCAGCAGCAGAATTTCGCGAGTACGGAGGCCCGCGTCATCACGGCTGCCACGCGCGCCGAGAAGGTCGCGCCCAAGCCTGCCCTCGTGCTGACGTTGGCGACGGTGCTCGGATTGGGCGCCGCACTGGGCCTGGGCTATCTCCGTGAGCGCATCGAGAGCGTGGTTCGCACGCCGCGGGAGCTGGAAGACGCCCTCGGAGTCGCCTGCCTCGGGATCTTGCCTGTCATCGAGTCCGGACGCGTCCGCGCGCCACGTGCCGACGTGGTGTTCTCGGCGCCTCAGGAGAGCAATGACCGGATTCTCTGCCAGGATCCGGGTGTCGCACGCCAAGTGCTCCTGACGCCGTTTTCCCGGTTCGCCGAGACCATTCGCCGTATCAAGGTCGCCGCCGACACGACCAGCGTGAGTCGTGACGTCTTGGTTCTCGGCGTGGTCTCAGCCGTCTCGCGGGAAGGCAAGAGCACCCTGTCGGCCAACCTGGCTCACTTGCTGTCGAATGCCGGAGCATCGACGTTGCTGATCGACGGCGACTTGCGCAATCCCTCTCTGTCCAAGGCTCTGGCGCCGAACGCGCAGGGCGGCCTGATCGAAGCGCTTCGTGGCACACCGATCGAAGACCTCGTGTGGCACGACGCGACCACCGGTCTCGATTTTCTGCCCGCGTTCCTTGAGAATCCGATCGCGCACACGAGCGATCTGCTTGCGTCCCCCGGGATGGCCAACTTGGTGAAGGAGGCGAGGTCTCGCTACGAATACATCGTCATCGACTTTCCGCCTCTCGGGCCGGTCGTCGATGCGAAGGCGGCGAGCTACCTCGTCGACTTCTTCGTTCTCGTCGTCGAATGGGGACGCACGCCGCCCGAGATCGTGGCCGAGGCCCTCGAATCCGCGGAGCCGGTACAGAGCCGGATTCTCGGCGCCGTCCTCAACAAGGTCGATCCCAGAGCGCTCAAGAAAATCGACACCAACACCGAGCGATACTACCAGCAATACGACAAGGTTTGA
- a CDS encoding polysaccharide biosynthesis/export family protein, with translation MGAPMSRRSLRARSLAYRIFLASILGAASGSASAEYVVDSGDVIEVSVFGINDLRQRGAVNVDGELSVPMVGHLKVAGRTLSDIRSTIQSLLGSKEFRHRAADGREDIALRPEQISVDIIEYRPLFVSGDVSRPGSQTYRPKMTVRAAIALAGGFDAMRFRIKDPFLEAVDLRAEYQTLWTDFARERAQRWRVQAELDGKPQEDLNIAIQPVPKDVLDEIARSTQNQKKSDDTTYQNELSFLRRMQQEADKHLVLSIEQQMRDQEAERIENDNMDKTKDLYQKSIVPANRLVEQQRLSILAATRVLQTSTQVAQSRKDREDANRRIGRLDDERRTNLLAKLQESTIKLDAIRNKIQAVGEKLVYTGVVRSQLVHGPSSKPEITIYRKNDQGISQSIAADEDAELMPGDVVDVRLRAASDVDKLVRGANGQ, from the coding sequence ATGGGCGCACCGATGAGCCGTCGTAGCCTCAGAGCGCGGAGCCTTGCGTACCGGATCTTCCTGGCGTCGATTCTCGGCGCTGCGTCCGGCTCTGCCTCGGCTGAGTATGTCGTGGACAGCGGAGACGTGATCGAAGTCTCCGTGTTCGGCATCAACGACCTGCGCCAACGCGGCGCCGTCAACGTGGATGGAGAATTGTCCGTTCCCATGGTGGGACATCTGAAAGTCGCCGGACGTACCTTGTCGGACATTCGATCGACCATTCAGAGCCTGCTCGGCAGCAAGGAGTTCAGGCATCGCGCGGCTGACGGGCGGGAGGACATCGCACTCCGTCCGGAGCAGATCTCCGTCGATATCATCGAGTACAGGCCGCTTTTCGTCAGCGGCGACGTCTCACGGCCGGGATCGCAGACCTACCGTCCGAAGATGACGGTTCGAGCCGCCATAGCGCTCGCCGGGGGCTTCGACGCGATGCGATTCCGCATCAAGGACCCGTTCCTCGAAGCCGTCGACTTGCGAGCCGAATACCAGACACTCTGGACGGATTTCGCCCGAGAGCGGGCCCAGCGCTGGCGCGTTCAGGCGGAACTGGATGGCAAGCCGCAGGAAGATCTGAATATCGCCATACAGCCTGTCCCGAAGGATGTTCTCGACGAGATCGCGCGCTCGACCCAGAACCAGAAGAAATCGGATGACACGACCTACCAGAATGAGTTGTCGTTTCTTCGACGCATGCAGCAGGAGGCCGATAAGCATCTCGTCCTGTCGATCGAGCAGCAGATGCGAGACCAAGAAGCCGAGCGTATCGAGAACGACAATATGGACAAGACGAAGGATCTATATCAAAAGAGCATCGTTCCCGCGAACAGGCTCGTCGAGCAACAGCGCCTGTCCATCCTCGCGGCGACGCGGGTTCTGCAGACCTCGACGCAAGTCGCCCAATCCCGGAAGGACCGCGAGGACGCGAACCGTAGGATCGGGCGCCTGGATGACGAACGGCGGACCAACCTGCTCGCGAAGTTGCAGGAATCCACGATCAAGCTCGATGCAATTCGCAACAAGATCCAGGCCGTCGGGGAGAAGCTCGTCTATACTGGGGTCGTTCGGTCCCAACTCGTTCACGGGCCCAGCAGCAAGCCTGAAATAACGATCTACCGGAAGAACGATCAGGGCATCTCACAATCGATCGCGGCGGACGAGGATGCCGAGCTGATGCCTGGTGATGTCGTCGACGTTCGACTTCGCGCGGCGTCCGATGTCGACAAGCTCGTTCGAGGCGCCAATGGGCAGTAG
- a CDS encoding sensor histidine kinase yields MNEFQHGLAGTPERTLAERHVDAIRQHGGIFVDAVRLTRMPMLVTDATLPGNPVIFANQAFISLSGYPLEELLGQDPHFMNGRETDPLAIQQYEAAIRTGHDTNLELLQYRKDSTTFRAMLFASPLDDGQGTVTNHFLSYLDITRRFEAERDLQALTAELEQRVQVRTRELEAVNERLTKLAAEREMLLVEVNHRAKNSLSIAAALLSLQGRRQADPAVQALFAETQERLNAMAQAHDLLSKSESVQQVDVGSYVADLCAALEAIIPSDERIRLDAKAEDGIFVSADQAIPLGLALTELVTNAVKYAFPSPRSGTILAQVRRPQPGWIELLIQDNGIGMAGVREGSLGYGLVRSLVQQIEGDIDIRSEAGVTVTISFPDLSRGGRKVREGVPVQTIWIRVRRAGAVIAIRGQHLFPCEEHAHGPCHW; encoded by the coding sequence ATGAACGAATTTCAGCACGGCTTGGCCGGCACCCCGGAGCGGACGTTGGCAGAACGGCATGTCGACGCGATCCGCCAGCATGGTGGGATCTTTGTCGACGCGGTGCGCCTGACCCGCATGCCGATGCTGGTCACGGACGCCACCCTGCCGGGCAATCCGGTCATCTTTGCCAATCAGGCCTTTATCAGCCTCTCCGGCTATCCACTGGAGGAGTTGCTCGGGCAGGATCCGCACTTCATGAACGGTCGGGAGACCGATCCGTTGGCAATCCAGCAGTACGAGGCCGCAATCCGCACAGGCCACGACACGAACCTGGAACTCCTGCAGTACCGCAAGGACAGCACCACCTTCCGTGCGATGCTGTTTGCCAGTCCTCTCGACGACGGCCAGGGCACCGTCACCAACCACTTTCTCTCCTACCTCGACATCACCCGCCGCTTCGAGGCCGAAAGGGACCTGCAGGCTCTAACGGCAGAGCTGGAGCAGCGCGTGCAAGTGCGGACCCGCGAGTTGGAGGCGGTGAACGAGCGGCTGACGAAGTTAGCGGCGGAGCGCGAGATGCTGCTGGTCGAGGTCAACCACCGGGCCAAGAACAGTCTCTCGATCGCTGCGGCGCTCTTGAGCCTGCAGGGGCGACGCCAGGCCGACCCGGCGGTGCAGGCGCTGTTTGCCGAGACTCAGGAGCGGCTCAATGCGATGGCGCAGGCGCACGACCTGCTGAGCAAGTCGGAGAGCGTGCAGCAGGTTGATGTCGGCAGCTACGTGGCCGACCTCTGCGCTGCGCTGGAGGCAATCATTCCAAGCGACGAGCGCATCCGCTTGGACGCCAAGGCCGAAGACGGCATCTTTGTCAGCGCGGACCAGGCCATTCCTCTGGGTCTGGCGCTGACCGAGCTGGTCACCAACGCCGTGAAATACGCGTTCCCATCGCCCCGCTCCGGCACGATCCTGGCGCAGGTGCGGCGGCCTCAACCGGGCTGGATCGAGCTGCTGATCCAAGACAATGGGATCGGCATGGCGGGCGTGCGCGAGGGCTCGCTGGGCTACGGTCTGGTGCGCTCGCTGGTGCAGCAGATCGAGGGCGACATCGATATCCGCAGTGAAGCTGGCGTGACTGTGACGATCTCGTTCCCGGACCTGTCACGAGGGGGGCGGAAGGTTAGAGAGGGCGTGCCGGTTCAGACCATATGGATCCGCGTGCGGAGAGCAGGAGCGGTCATCGCCATCCGCGGTCAGCATCTATTTCCATGCGAGGAGCATGCTCATGGACCCTGCCATTGGTGA
- a CDS encoding DUF6481 family protein: protein MYVGQFKANQLVDRLEAAAKARQATIARFRACPSADDPIVLARQSARRAVIQAREVRVNEREIARLATEAQREAEALAVREREATEAARQAAEKAERQAALAAEQKAARDARFAARKARVRR from the coding sequence ATGTACGTGGGTCAATTCAAAGCCAACCAGCTCGTTGATCGTCTTGAGGCCGCTGCCAAGGCGCGGCAGGCTACGATAGCTCGGTTCCGGGCATGCCCGTCCGCCGATGACCCAATTGTTCTCGCACGGCAGTCAGCGCGGCGAGCGGTCATCCAAGCCCGAGAGGTTCGGGTCAACGAGCGGGAGATAGCTCGTCTCGCAACTGAGGCTCAGCGCGAGGCTGAGGCGCTTGCTGTGCGGGAGCGTGAGGCGACCGAAGCTGCCCGCCAGGCCGCCGAGAAGGCGGAACGGCAAGCCGCGCTGGCGGCCGAGCAGAAGGCGGCGCGTGATGCGCGCTTCGCAGCCCGCAAGGCTAGAGTGCGGCGATAG
- a CDS encoding cold-shock protein, with translation MSIGTVKWFNGTKGFGFIQPEDGSKDVFVHISAVERAGMQTLDEGQKVSYEIETDRRSGKQAAGSLQAA, from the coding sequence ATGAGCATCGGCACCGTAAAGTGGTTCAACGGAACCAAGGGTTTCGGCTTCATCCAACCTGAGGACGGCAGCAAGGACGTGTTCGTCCACATCTCGGCCGTCGAGCGCGCCGGCATGCAGACCCTCGATGAAGGCCAGAAGGTCTCCTACGAGATCGAGACGGATCGCCGCTCGGGGAAGCAGGCGGCTGGAAGCCTGCAGGCTGCGTGA
- a CDS encoding response regulator: MVSNADNRLHGILVVEDEFLVQMIATDILSDAGFRPFEAHDAQEAMTLLEARADVQVLFTDWNMPGDIDGLWLARLVHERWPAIAILLTSGKMCPDPGDLPLGERFVSKPYRPSMLIREIESLLGQDAEAAQGAPALPAGIIMQSPASGAIGGGSIAGLLAEPAKS; the protein is encoded by the coding sequence ATGGTTTCCAACGCAGACAACAGGCTCCACGGGATACTCGTCGTCGAAGACGAGTTCCTGGTCCAGATGATCGCCACTGACATACTGTCGGACGCAGGCTTCCGGCCGTTCGAGGCACATGATGCCCAAGAGGCCATGACCTTGCTGGAGGCCCGAGCCGACGTGCAGGTGCTGTTCACCGATTGGAACATGCCGGGCGACATCGACGGGCTCTGGCTTGCTCGTCTGGTTCACGAGCGCTGGCCCGCCATCGCCATCCTCCTCACCTCTGGTAAGATGTGCCCGGACCCCGGCGACCTTCCGTTGGGTGAACGCTTTGTCTCCAAGCCGTACCGGCCATCGATGTTGATCCGCGAAATCGAGAGTCTGCTCGGGCAAGATGCCGAGGCCGCTCAGGGCGCGCCCGCGCTCCCGGCGGGGATCATCATGCAGAGCCCGGCCAGTGGAGCAATCGGAGGCGGGAGTATCGCCGGCCTTCTGGCGGAGCCCGCCAAGAGCTGA
- a CDS encoding phasin family protein, producing the protein MAFNQNSNQNKQSDQSGKAADTAKATIDRSAEQGKQFADAARDGANKMADLQQQAAENTKRIVQRSVETTSQQAREATERFTKTLGFTGEDSERLARQSKQNMEAVARCGTVLTQAFQDASRHWFELGQRQWQRNLDGVNKLTRAKSVQEFAAIQSELARESLQHIVQDSRSITETSARAVEEASKAFASVAQSPTLVR; encoded by the coding sequence ATGGCGTTCAACCAGAATTCCAACCAGAACAAGCAGTCCGATCAGAGCGGCAAGGCTGCTGACACGGCCAAGGCGACCATCGACAGGTCCGCCGAGCAGGGCAAGCAGTTCGCGGATGCTGCTCGCGACGGCGCGAACAAGATGGCCGATCTGCAGCAGCAGGCGGCTGAGAACACCAAGAGAATCGTGCAGCGGAGCGTCGAGACGACGTCTCAGCAAGCGCGTGAGGCCACCGAGCGCTTCACGAAGACGCTGGGCTTTACTGGAGAGGACAGCGAGCGTCTCGCTCGCCAGTCAAAACAGAACATGGAAGCGGTCGCACGCTGCGGCACGGTTCTGACACAAGCCTTCCAGGACGCCTCGCGCCACTGGTTCGAGCTTGGTCAGCGGCAGTGGCAGCGCAACCTCGATGGGGTGAACAAGCTGACCCGGGCCAAGTCGGTCCAGGAGTTCGCCGCGATCCAGAGTGAGCTGGCCCGCGAGAGCTTGCAGCACATCGTGCAGGACAGCCGCTCCATCACGGAGACCTCGGCGCGCGCCGTCGAGGAGGCGAGCAAGGCGTTCGCCAGTGTCGCTCAGAGCCCGACCCTCGTCCGCTGA
- a CDS encoding alpha/beta fold hydrolase — MTQRSTTRSWLVPALLGSAAALGASALYAVSKARGAEQRHPPIGSFLTVDGVRLHYVERGQGEPLVLIHGNGTMIQDFLVSGIVDELAKRYRVIIIDRPGYGYSERPRALWTPRAHATLFQKALQQLGVSQAVVLGHSWGTLVAVALALQAPQLVRGLVLASGYYYPTLRADVVLFSPPAIPVVGDAMRYTISPVISRLLLPGLIKAMFAPASVPERFDREFPKELMLRPSQLRASAEDAALMTPVTVELQEHYRDLKLPVVIVAGADDQIADVGRQSERLHSDLPDSEFIVVPGMGHMIHHLAPEQVVRAVELATMHARAAAA; from the coding sequence ATGACACAGCGTTCCACGACACGTAGTTGGCTGGTGCCGGCCCTGCTCGGGTCCGCGGCCGCCCTTGGCGCGTCGGCGCTCTACGCTGTCTCGAAAGCGCGTGGGGCGGAGCAGCGCCATCCGCCCATTGGCAGCTTCCTGACGGTCGATGGCGTGCGCCTGCATTACGTCGAGCGTGGGCAGGGTGAGCCCCTGGTGCTCATTCACGGCAACGGAACGATGATCCAGGACTTCTTGGTCAGCGGCATCGTCGATGAACTCGCCAAGCGCTATCGTGTCATCATCATCGATCGTCCCGGCTACGGGTACAGCGAGCGACCGCGGGCGCTCTGGACGCCGCGAGCGCATGCAACGCTGTTCCAGAAGGCGCTACAACAGCTCGGTGTCTCGCAGGCTGTGGTGCTGGGGCATTCGTGGGGCACCTTGGTCGCGGTCGCCCTGGCGCTGCAGGCTCCTCAGCTCGTGCGCGGTCTCGTCTTAGCTTCGGGATACTACTACCCGACCCTGCGCGCCGACGTGGTCCTGTTCTCGCCACCTGCGATCCCCGTGGTCGGAGATGCGATGCGCTACACGATCTCGCCCGTGATCTCCCGGCTCCTTCTGCCGGGCCTAATCAAGGCCATGTTCGCGCCGGCCTCAGTGCCGGAGCGCTTCGACCGAGAGTTCCCGAAGGAGCTGATGTTGCGCCCCTCACAGCTGCGAGCCTCTGCTGAGGACGCGGCGCTGATGACGCCCGTCACGGTCGAGCTTCAGGAGCACTATCGCGACCTGAAGCTACCCGTCGTGATCGTCGCGGGTGCGGACGATCAGATCGCAGATGTCGGCCGCCAGTCTGAGCGGCTGCACAGTGATTTGCCTGACAGCGAATTCATCGTCGTACCGGGCATGGGGCACATGATCCATCACCTCGCGCCCGAACAGGTCGTTCGAGCTGTGGAGCTTGCCACAATGCACGCGCGTGCCGCGGCTGCGTGA
- a CDS encoding HAD family hydrolase: protein MRVEACFLFDLDGTLVDSVYQHVLAWSQALDQEGIPLSVWRIHRKIGMSGGLFTNQLLRETGQEISEERIARLGRLHAKAYGRLSSQIRPLPGARALLANLNEAGIPWAIATSGRMETARVNLAALDVDPDHVPVVTRDMVKYAKPDPDLFLAAAERLGKAIETAVIVGDSIWDMLATRRCRGLGVGLLSGGYGADELERSGAVRVYEDPADLLKHLDEVGGRR from the coding sequence ATGCGTGTCGAGGCCTGCTTCCTGTTCGATTTGGACGGCACTCTCGTCGATAGCGTCTACCAGCACGTGCTCGCTTGGAGCCAAGCGCTTGACCAGGAGGGGATCCCTTTGTCCGTCTGGCGGATCCACCGCAAGATCGGCATGAGCGGCGGCCTCTTCACGAACCAGCTTCTGCGAGAAACGGGACAGGAAATCAGTGAGGAGCGCATCGCGCGCCTGGGTCGCCTGCATGCCAAAGCGTACGGACGATTGTCCTCGCAGATCCGTCCACTGCCCGGCGCACGCGCGCTTCTGGCCAATCTCAACGAGGCCGGCATCCCCTGGGCTATCGCCACGAGCGGCCGTATGGAGACGGCCCGAGTGAACCTGGCAGCCCTAGACGTCGATCCCGACCACGTACCGGTGGTGACGCGCGATATGGTGAAGTACGCCAAGCCCGACCCAGATCTCTTCCTGGCCGCCGCTGAGAGGCTCGGCAAGGCGATCGAGACGGCCGTGATCGTGGGAGACTCGATCTGGGACATGCTGGCGACACGTCGCTGCCGTGGGCTCGGTGTCGGCCTGCTTTCGGGTGGTTACGGAGCGGACGAGCTGGAGCGGTCCGGGGCCGTGCGGGTCTATGAGGACCCGGCCGATCTGCTCAAACACCTCGATGAAGTAGGAGGAAGACGCTGA
- a CDS encoding fatty acid desaturase, with product MLPYLALCTFMLCIAANGYELFMLPLAVPAGGLLVRLFIIQHDCGHGSFLPSRAANDWLGRALSILTVTPYDSWKRAHALHHASTGDLSRRGTGDVHTLTVREYLALSRLGRLRYRLYRNPLILIVLGSPLNFLVLQRLPSGVGLPWLMAWRDVLALDIFLVAVMAALAFATGGIGSVLWVFLPVISVAAWIGGWLFYVQHQYEETVWEEAEAWDFHRAALGGSSYYVLPRVLQWFTGNVGLHHVHHLNSRIPNYRLQECLDGHALLGQVGRLTLRDSLGCVGLALWDEDARKLVGFSRLRTLQPA from the coding sequence TTGCTGCCGTACCTGGCGCTCTGCACCTTCATGCTCTGCATAGCCGCGAACGGTTACGAGCTCTTTATGTTGCCGCTCGCGGTGCCGGCTGGAGGCCTCCTCGTCCGGCTGTTCATCATACAGCACGATTGCGGGCACGGCTCGTTCCTGCCCTCCCGCGCCGCCAACGATTGGCTCGGGCGTGCTCTGAGCATTTTGACGGTGACACCCTACGACAGCTGGAAGCGGGCGCACGCCCTGCACCACGCCTCCACCGGTGACCTGAGCCGCCGCGGAACAGGAGACGTTCACACCCTGACCGTGCGTGAGTACCTCGCCCTGTCGCGCCTGGGCCGGCTTCGATACCGCCTCTATCGCAACCCGCTCATCCTGATCGTACTTGGTTCGCCTCTCAACTTCCTCGTCCTGCAGCGGCTTCCGTCCGGCGTGGGCCTGCCGTGGCTCATGGCTTGGCGGGACGTGCTGGCTCTCGACATCTTCCTGGTCGCCGTGATGGCCGCGCTCGCGTTCGCGACTGGCGGGATCGGGTCGGTGCTGTGGGTGTTCCTGCCGGTGATCAGCGTCGCCGCCTGGATCGGCGGCTGGCTGTTCTATGTCCAGCACCAATACGAGGAGACCGTCTGGGAGGAGGCAGAGGCCTGGGATTTCCACCGCGCGGCACTCGGCGGCAGTTCGTACTATGTCCTGCCGCGCGTTCTGCAATGGTTCACCGGCAACGTCGGCCTGCATCACGTCCATCACCTGAACAGCCGCATCCCGAACTACCGGCTTCAGGAATGCCTGGACGGCCACGCGCTGCTCGGACAGGTGGGCCGACTGACGCTGCGCGACAGCCTAGGTTGCGTCGGGCTGGCACTCTGGGACGAGGATGCCCGCAAGCTCGTCGGGTTCTCACGCCTGCGCACGCTCCAGCCAGCCTGA
- a CDS encoding alpha/beta hydrolase family esterase, translating to MSRQLGIASTEMLGQAIDRPRALARRFGNTAGSRAYDVFVPSGYEGAPLPLVVMLHGCSQSSRDFAIGTGMDRLAEEQGFFVAYPDQPRSANIAKSWNWFKDEHQRRDRGEPSILAGLTCEIVSEFNIDPTRVYVAGLSSGGAAAAVMAMTYPDIYAAVGIHSGLAFGSAGSMSEALSAMRRGALLRPRQATRSVPTIVFHGDRDTTVSPVNGEQAIAQAQPDVDLTIATIEGRSSGGVAYTQTVLTEPGGVWSSEQWGPARRRSRLGWRPPSRLPHRSDRSRCQSRDTTVLHVPREERRSATTLTAFLDEPDRSGS from the coding sequence ATGAGCAGACAGCTCGGGATCGCCTCGACAGAGATGCTGGGGCAAGCCATCGACCGACCCCGCGCCCTGGCACGCCGGTTCGGCAATACGGCCGGGAGCCGAGCCTACGACGTGTTCGTTCCGTCTGGATATGAGGGAGCCCCTCTTCCTCTAGTGGTGATGCTGCATGGCTGCTCGCAGTCATCGCGCGACTTCGCCATCGGCACGGGAATGGACCGGTTGGCGGAGGAGCAAGGTTTCTTCGTTGCCTATCCGGACCAGCCAAGATCGGCCAACATCGCCAAGAGCTGGAACTGGTTCAAGGACGAGCACCAGAGACGCGACCGAGGCGAACCGTCCATTCTCGCCGGCCTTACGTGTGAAATTGTGAGTGAGTTCAACATCGATCCGACACGGGTCTACGTCGCCGGACTGTCCTCGGGTGGCGCAGCCGCCGCGGTCATGGCGATGACGTACCCGGACATCTACGCGGCCGTCGGGATCCACTCCGGGCTGGCGTTCGGTTCGGCCGGCTCGATGTCTGAAGCTTTGTCCGCCATGCGGCGAGGCGCCTTGCTCCGGCCAAGGCAAGCAACGCGTTCGGTGCCGACCATCGTCTTCCACGGAGATCGCGACACGACCGTCTCACCGGTCAACGGAGAACAAGCTATCGCCCAGGCGCAACCCGATGTGGACCTGACCATTGCCACCATCGAGGGTCGCTCCAGCGGCGGAGTGGCCTACACCCAGACCGTCCTGACCGAACCGGGCGGTGTGTGGTCGTCGGAGCAATGGGGTCCTGCACGGCGCCGGTCACGCCTGGGCTGGCGGCCACCCAGCCGGCTCCCACACCGATCCGACAGGTCCCGATGCCAGTCGCGAGATACTACGGTTCTTCATGTCCCACGCGAAGAGCGGCGGAGCGCGACGACACTGACTGCCTTCCTGGATGAACCAGACCGAAGCGGTTCCTGA